A region of bacterium DNA encodes the following proteins:
- a CDS encoding 4Fe-4S dicluster domain-containing protein, whose protein sequence is MSTYALLFDQSRCIGCGACEQACQSEHDQPAHKPDKLDHQSFTWVEDLGNDQYARHMCMSCEHPTCVSVCPVAALEKKPEGPVVWDGGRCMGCRYCMMACPFGVPTYEWESANPRIRKCDMCVHRVTEGLPTACASICPTGATTWGPREMMLKEARRRLNAHPDTYVDGIYGEKEAGGTSVLMLLSKPAKDSGLPDNVPEQDMPHLTWQVLEKLPQIIPVWGTFLGGMYWLGNRKDAVAKAERENGGDHHE, encoded by the coding sequence ATGTCCACGTACGCTCTTCTTTTCGACCAGAGTCGCTGCATCGGCTGCGGGGCCTGCGAGCAGGCCTGCCAGTCCGAGCACGACCAGCCCGCCCACAAGCCGGACAAACTGGACCACCAATCGTTCACCTGGGTCGAGGACCTCGGCAACGACCAGTACGCCCGCCACATGTGCATGAGCTGCGAGCATCCGACCTGCGTGTCGGTGTGTCCGGTGGCGGCGCTGGAGAAGAAGCCCGAGGGACCCGTCGTGTGGGACGGCGGCCGCTGCATGGGCTGCCGCTACTGCATGATGGCCTGCCCCTTCGGCGTGCCCACCTACGAGTGGGAGTCGGCCAATCCCCGCATCCGCAAGTGCGACATGTGCGTGCATCGCGTCACCGAGGGCCTGCCCACGGCCTGCGCGAGCATCTGCCCCACCGGCGCCACCACCTGGGGCCCGCGCGAGATGATGCTCAAGGAGGCCCGCCGCCGTCTGAACGCCCATCCCGACACCTACGTCGACGGCATCTACGGCGAGAAGGAGGCCGGCGGCACCAGCGTGCTCATGCTCCTGAGCAAGCCCGCCAAGGACTCCGGCCTGCCCGACAACGTGCCCGAACAGGATATGCCGCATCTCACCTGGCAGGTGCTCGAGAAGCTGCCGCAGATCATCCCCGTCTGGGGCACCTTCCTCGGCGGCATGTACTGGCTGGGCAACCGCAAGGACGCCGTGGCCAAGGCCGAGCGCGAAAACGGAGGCGACCATCATGAGTAG
- a CDS encoding 3'-5' exoribonuclease translates to MRRPTYRKIQSRMIWAGVCAALGAASLAPHMFTGARPATSLQIVIAGSWAVAIVLLVWVWFLARRLGRGIESARTSVLNLVADRRAQLPDAPARTPVEIEAMLGSLRMYQNEVTRERRAPDRRLVAVLAALRSGVVVITDEGQVSLLNAGAKQLLGAERARVGTSVFAALSRESVRHALEKAAKAGRAIETVFERLDGVELQGSVTPLADDEGAIIIFPPIELDRHLPEVDFDLDLHDVPPPPVELSLATPLDELPVVVMDTETTGLDAKTDRIVSLGAVTAHGTRLFRSRMIDDLVDPDIPIPPASTTVHGITDEMVADARQFPEVFADFERMAAGRVIIGHNICFDLTVLRSECWRHGQPWQDRVFIDTLRLASLLNPTLKKFELETLSELYQIDLHGRHTALGDALVSAELWFRMVPRLQQQGFRTLGDLLAFHCREAVDIIDVQRRAGWIIDQPERLRHGRT, encoded by the coding sequence ATGCGCCGACCCACCTACCGCAAGATCCAGTCCCGCATGATCTGGGCGGGCGTGTGCGCCGCCCTCGGGGCGGCGTCGCTCGCGCCGCACATGTTCACGGGCGCCCGTCCGGCCACGAGCCTGCAGATCGTCATCGCGGGCTCGTGGGCCGTGGCCATCGTGCTGCTGGTGTGGGTGTGGTTCCTGGCGCGGCGCCTGGGCCGGGGCATCGAGAGCGCGCGCACCAGCGTGCTGAACCTGGTGGCCGACCGCCGCGCCCAGCTGCCCGACGCGCCCGCCCGCACGCCGGTCGAGATCGAGGCCATGCTGGGCTCCCTGCGCATGTACCAGAACGAGGTCACCCGCGAGCGCCGGGCCCCGGACCGGCGCCTGGTGGCGGTGCTCGCGGCGCTGCGCAGCGGCGTCGTCGTGATCACCGACGAGGGGCAGGTGAGCCTGCTCAACGCGGGGGCCAAGCAGCTTCTGGGCGCCGAGCGGGCACGGGTGGGCACCTCGGTCTTCGCCGCCCTCAGCCGCGAGAGCGTGCGCCATGCCCTGGAGAAGGCGGCGAAGGCCGGCCGCGCCATCGAGACCGTCTTCGAGCGCCTCGACGGCGTCGAGCTGCAGGGCTCGGTCACGCCCCTGGCCGACGACGAGGGCGCCATCATCATCTTCCCGCCCATCGAGCTCGACCGGCACCTGCCCGAGGTCGATTTCGATCTCGACCTGCACGACGTGCCGCCGCCCCCGGTCGAACTCTCCCTCGCCACGCCGCTCGACGAGCTGCCCGTCGTCGTCATGGACACCGAGACCACCGGCCTGGACGCCAAGACCGACCGCATCGTCTCCCTCGGCGCCGTCACCGCCCACGGCACGCGGCTGTTCCGCAGCCGGATGATCGACGACCTGGTCGATCCGGACATCCCCATTCCGCCCGCATCGACCACCGTGCACGGCATCACCGACGAGATGGTGGCCGACGCGCGCCAGTTCCCCGAGGTCTTCGCCGACTTCGAGCGCATGGCCGCGGGGCGCGTGATCATCGGCCACAACATCTGCTTCGACCTGACCGTCCTGCGCAGCGAGTGCTGGCGCCACGGCCAGCCGTGGCAGGACCGGGTCTTCATCGACACCCTGCGCCTGGCCTCGCTGCTGAACCCGACCCTGAAGAAGTTCGAACTGGAGACCCTCAGCGAGCTCTACCAGATCGACCTGCACGGCCGCCACACCGCCCTCGGCGACGCCCTCGTCTCGGCCGAGCTGTGGTTCCGCATGGTGCCGCGGCTGCAGCAGCAGGGCTTCCGCACCCTCGGCGACCTGCTCGCCTTCCACTGCCGCGAGGCCGTCGACATCATCGACGTGCAGCGCCGAGCGGGGTGGATCATCGATCAGCCGGAGCGCCTGCGGCACGGGCGGACCTGA